One window of Actinomycetes bacterium genomic DNA carries:
- a CDS encoding GNAT family N-acetyltransferase, whose translation MSQSHPPHVVQGTQQTARAVEILVEAFHDDPTWASAFPDESARRVQHRWLWGLFVSGALRYPFVWLTDDEVAVSVWIPPGGTELAPAQEEELEDGLRERLGTGADRVLRAFELFDEHHPRDEPHHYLSLLGTDPAHRGRGRGLSLLDDNLAAVDQIGTPCFLEASNPANVSLYERYGFTVRDRFEPFSEGPVVTTMWREAAFA comes from the coding sequence GTGAGCCAGAGCCACCCGCCGCATGTCGTCCAAGGAACGCAGCAGACCGCACGAGCGGTGGAGATCCTGGTCGAGGCCTTCCACGACGACCCCACCTGGGCGTCCGCGTTCCCGGATGAGTCGGCCAGGCGCGTACAGCACCGCTGGCTCTGGGGACTGTTCGTCAGCGGGGCGCTTCGCTACCCCTTCGTGTGGCTCACGGACGACGAGGTCGCCGTCTCCGTCTGGATCCCACCCGGGGGAACCGAGCTGGCACCGGCGCAGGAGGAGGAGCTCGAGGACGGGCTCCGCGAGCGACTTGGAACGGGTGCGGATCGAGTGCTGCGCGCGTTCGAGCTCTTCGACGAGCACCATCCGCGCGACGAGCCCCACCACTACCTCTCGCTGCTCGGAACCGACCCCGCGCACCGGGGCCGTGGCCGCGGGCTGAGCCTGCTCGACGACAACCTCGCGGCGGTGGACCAGATCGGCACGCCGTGCTTCCTGGAGGCCAGCAACCCGGCGAACGTCTCCCTCTACGAGCGATACGGCTTCACGGTGCGCGACCGCTTCGAGCCGTTCTCCGAAGGCCCCGTCGTGACGACGATGTGGCGAGAGGCGGCGTTCGCCTGA
- a CDS encoding DUF222 domain-containing protein, giving the protein MRTLAAAASMPGPAAVSAASEAIGQLQSASWWTASTSELLESALALEEVNRLVQAARLELLAEVETRGAAIEAGGRSTVDWLVRTGGLSRHEARRVTRLAGKIGTHAPAVRDALRAGEIDIPHAEVIATAIQELTQRAARMRAPLDRAEIAKAEQTLLELAPSLDPSSLRAAAAHLLDLVAPIPPEEKDLVEPVREFTCSKLPDGSGSVHGSLDAEGMALLEAALSPLSAPRPTAADGRDARTPARRRGDALVELARRSLADGGLPGEGGSPATVVVTLDHQSLVGNVGTGTLDDGTELAPGLARRLACDAMVIPAVLGTSSQVLDIGRASRTVPVGMRRALLVRDGGCAFPGCGLPPAWTDAHHIVPWSQGGETRLDNLVALCGHHHRLVHHSDWEVAMALDGMPTFRPPPGLADSVVMRDPTWRLDVDRRFGSDAA; this is encoded by the coding sequence ATGAGAACACTCGCGGCAGCCGCGAGCATGCCGGGTCCCGCCGCGGTGTCGGCCGCGTCGGAGGCGATCGGTCAGTTGCAGAGCGCCTCGTGGTGGACGGCATCGACGAGCGAGCTCCTCGAGAGTGCCCTCGCGCTCGAGGAGGTGAACCGCCTCGTGCAGGCCGCGCGTCTGGAGCTGCTCGCCGAAGTCGAGACCCGCGGCGCGGCGATCGAGGCCGGCGGCCGGTCCACCGTCGACTGGCTGGTCCGCACCGGAGGTCTCTCGCGTCATGAGGCGCGCCGCGTCACGAGGCTCGCCGGCAAGATCGGGACGCACGCGCCCGCGGTCCGCGACGCGCTACGCGCCGGCGAGATCGACATCCCGCACGCCGAGGTCATCGCGACGGCGATCCAGGAGCTCACGCAGCGCGCCGCACGGATGCGCGCGCCCCTCGACCGGGCCGAGATCGCGAAGGCGGAACAGACGCTGCTCGAACTGGCTCCGTCCTTGGACCCCTCGAGCCTGCGGGCGGCCGCGGCCCACCTGCTCGACCTGGTCGCGCCGATCCCGCCCGAGGAGAAGGACCTGGTCGAGCCGGTCCGGGAGTTCACCTGCTCGAAGCTGCCGGATGGTTCGGGCTCGGTGCACGGCTCCCTGGACGCCGAGGGGATGGCCCTGCTCGAGGCGGCGCTCTCGCCGCTGTCCGCACCGCGCCCCACGGCCGCGGACGGACGCGACGCCCGTACGCCGGCAAGGCGACGCGGCGACGCCCTCGTCGAGCTGGCCCGCCGATCCCTCGCCGACGGCGGACTTCCCGGCGAAGGCGGCTCGCCGGCGACGGTGGTGGTCACCCTCGACCACCAGTCGCTGGTCGGCAACGTGGGCACTGGCACGCTCGACGACGGGACCGAGCTGGCGCCCGGCCTCGCCCGCCGGCTGGCTTGCGACGCCATGGTCATCCCGGCCGTGCTGGGGACGTCCTCGCAGGTCCTGGACATCGGGCGCGCCTCCCGAACCGTGCCGGTCGGGATGCGCCGCGCCCTCCTCGTGCGCGACGGCGGGTGCGCGTTTCCGGGGTGCGGGCTCCCACCTGCGTGGACGGACGCGCACCACATCGTGCCCTGGTCGCAGGGCGGCGAGACCCGGCTCGACAACCTTGTCGCGCTGTGCGGCCACCATCACCGACTCGTCCACCACAGCGACTGGGAGGTCGCCATGGCCCTCGACGGGATGCCGACCTTCCGGCCACCGCCCGGGCTGGCCGACTCGGTCGTCATGCGCGATCCGACCTGGCGCCTCGACGTCGACCGGCGCTTTGGGTCCGACGCGGCGTAG
- a CDS encoding GNAT family N-acetyltransferase translates to MSDDGPTYTTGLLTPETWDDFATLVEANNGVWGGCWCMGFHPEGVGKGHTVAGNRAAKLAHVTAGTVHQVLVYAGAECVGWCQFGTPVELPTINNRATYAKGLMALPDWRIGCIFTGSRHRRRGVARAAVAGALAAIKEAGGGLVEAYPEQVEGREPQRGAYFHTGPEDLFTDFGFTRDRQIAKWRWVMRLRVEG, encoded by the coding sequence GTGAGCGACGACGGGCCGACGTACACCACGGGCCTCCTCACGCCCGAGACCTGGGACGACTTCGCCACGCTCGTGGAGGCGAACAACGGGGTGTGGGGAGGCTGCTGGTGCATGGGCTTCCACCCGGAGGGCGTCGGCAAGGGCCACACTGTGGCGGGGAACCGAGCCGCGAAGCTCGCCCATGTCACTGCGGGCACCGTCCACCAGGTCCTCGTCTACGCGGGCGCGGAGTGCGTCGGGTGGTGCCAGTTCGGCACACCTGTCGAGCTGCCGACCATCAACAACCGGGCAACCTACGCCAAGGGCCTGATGGCTCTGCCCGACTGGCGGATCGGGTGCATCTTCACCGGAAGCCGGCACCGGAGGCGCGGCGTGGCCCGCGCGGCGGTCGCGGGAGCCCTCGCCGCGATCAAGGAGGCAGGCGGCGGCCTCGTCGAGGCCTACCCGGAGCAGGTCGAGGGTCGCGAGCCGCAGCGGGGCGCGTACTTCCACACCGGCCCCGAGGACCTGTTTACCGACTTCGGCTTCACCCGTGACCGCCAGATCGCCAAGTGGCGATGGGTGATGCGCCTGCGCGTCGAGGGGTGA
- a CDS encoding metalloregulator ArsR/SmtB family transcription factor, translated as MARSSTTSDVFNAVADARRREILDTLITGEKAVGAIVDDLSMPQPQVSKHLKVLSEVGLVTCRADGRRRLYRLEAARLRPFQDWLGKYERAWNDRMDRVDNYLRELQRQGDRHGS; from the coding sequence GTGGCCCGCTCCTCCACCACGTCGGACGTGTTCAACGCGGTTGCGGACGCACGTCGCCGCGAGATCCTGGACACGCTGATCACCGGCGAGAAGGCGGTCGGGGCGATCGTTGACGACCTGTCGATGCCCCAGCCCCAGGTGTCCAAGCACCTGAAGGTGCTCAGCGAGGTCGGACTCGTCACCTGCCGGGCGGACGGGCGTCGCCGTCTGTACCGCCTGGAGGCGGCGCGTCTTCGGCCGTTCCAGGACTGGCTGGGCAAGTACGAGAGGGCGTGGAACGACCGAATGGATCGGGTGGACAACTACCTCAGGGAGCTTCAACGACAAGGAGACCGGCATGGCAGTTGA
- a CDS encoding SRPBCC domain-containing protein — MAVDRHGSAVIEFPNELEIVLTREFDAPIQLVFDVLTRPEHLRKTLAPFGEQVTVCSVDLRVGGDYRFVFVTDDGTEMSFRGTFLEVEPPRRTVETWRFEGWPDVEAVESIDLSETDGVTKLRHSLKFRDKAGRDHMTKTDGLEANYDNVAELLRSLVEAEGSA; from the coding sequence ATGGCAGTTGATCGGCACGGGTCGGCGGTCATCGAGTTCCCCAACGAGCTCGAGATCGTCCTCACCCGAGAGTTCGATGCCCCCATCCAACTCGTGTTCGACGTCCTGACGAGGCCCGAGCACCTCCGCAAGACCCTTGCGCCCTTCGGCGAGCAGGTGACGGTGTGCTCGGTGGACCTGCGTGTAGGTGGTGACTACCGCTTCGTTTTCGTGACCGACGACGGGACCGAGATGTCCTTCCGCGGCACCTTCCTCGAGGTCGAGCCCCCGAGGCGGACCGTCGAGACGTGGCGGTTCGAGGGATGGCCCGATGTGGAGGCTGTCGAATCGATCGATCTGTCCGAGACCGACGGAGTGACGAAGCTGCGGCACAGCCTGAAGTTCCGCGACAAGGCGGGCCGTGACCACATGACCAAGACGGACGGACTCGAGGCGAACTACGACAACGTGGCAGAGCTGCTGAGGTCGCTGGTCGAAGCCGAGGGAAGCGCCTAG
- a CDS encoding class I SAM-dependent methyltransferase, with amino-acid sequence MDVDGSGRQLGGVFDSIAAEYDAYRPTYPDDLVDLACAGLAAGDPVLEVGCGSGQLTRSLVARGLQVTAVDPGSRLLALAAREAPGVRFVNAPFEEAELGGQFPAMFSASALHWIDPDVSWSRAAGALSPGGTLALLQYCGIEDDDDQAAQLEALRRAAPRTAAAWPALRSLPALMAGIEKRRANVSEVWSWVAQRDLARAAGRLFDDVRAAAVPVVWERTATELIALLRTLSPYHHLTADQQSVFEASIVDLERDLGRPIRSTTAAVLVTARKAEP; translated from the coding sequence GTGGACGTCGACGGCTCGGGACGACAGCTCGGCGGCGTGTTCGACTCGATCGCGGCTGAGTACGACGCCTACCGGCCGACATACCCGGATGATCTGGTGGATCTGGCCTGTGCCGGCCTCGCGGCGGGCGACCCGGTGCTGGAGGTGGGCTGCGGATCGGGTCAGCTGACCCGCAGCCTGGTGGCGCGGGGACTGCAGGTCACCGCGGTCGATCCCGGGAGCCGGCTGCTCGCCCTGGCGGCGAGGGAAGCGCCCGGCGTCCGCTTCGTGAACGCCCCGTTCGAGGAGGCGGAGCTGGGCGGTCAGTTCCCGGCGATGTTCTCGGCGTCGGCCTTGCACTGGATCGACCCGGACGTCAGTTGGTCGCGTGCCGCCGGTGCGCTGTCGCCAGGGGGGACGCTGGCCCTCCTCCAGTACTGCGGCATCGAGGACGACGACGACCAGGCGGCGCAGCTGGAAGCGCTGCGTCGGGCCGCGCCGCGGACAGCCGCGGCCTGGCCGGCGCTCCGGTCGCTGCCCGCGCTGATGGCCGGGATCGAGAAACGCAGGGCGAACGTCTCCGAGGTGTGGTCCTGGGTCGCTCAGCGCGACCTCGCCCGCGCCGCCGGCCGGCTGTTCGACGATGTGCGGGCTGCGGCCGTGCCCGTCGTCTGGGAACGTACGGCTACTGAGCTCATCGCGCTCCTGCGCACGCTGTCGCCCTATCACCACCTCACCGCGGACCAGCAGTCCGTCTTCGAGGCCTCGATCGTCGACCTGGAGCGCGACCTCGGCCGGCCCATCCGCTCGACCACTGCCGCCGTCTTGGTCACCGCCCGGAAGGCTGAGCCCTAG
- a CDS encoding HD domain-containing phosphohydrolase — protein MSAAIGMAGVVAALSVTSDLTRGHPPGEAMRACLLASELARRSGLSQARRNDVYYTTLLRFAGCPATSHELAMTFAGDDVAVRAAADLADTTRPTEALRLLAGLGTGLDRARILGRSPVMARIAAEGARADCEVGAELTRRMGLPDSVRAAVLQGFERYDGRGAPDGAQGEDIAEAARFAAVGFAAVMFDAVGGTAEAVSTVRRWAGRALDPAIAGLFLDAPEELLRLSDPDDVWEAVVAAEPAPRRAFRDEAALEETLAAFGDAADLKAPCFHGHSRGVAQLARDAATALDAGLAATAYRAGLVHDLGRVAVPTGIWERAGPLRPPEWELVRLHPYHSGRILARSPVLAPLGLAASRHHERSDRSGYPAGVHAAELDAVSCVLAAADVLHALGEPRPYRAAHPPREAARVLAGLPLDRDAVRAVLEAAGAPRTPMPRLPAALTERELDVLRLLVAGRTKRAAAAELFVSPATVHTHTVNLYAKCGVSTRAGLAMFAMAHGLVSPRPGSE, from the coding sequence GTGAGCGCGGCGATCGGCATGGCCGGGGTCGTCGCGGCGTTGTCGGTGACGAGCGACCTCACGCGCGGTCACCCGCCGGGCGAGGCCATGCGTGCCTGCCTACTGGCCAGCGAGCTGGCGCGCAGGAGCGGCCTGTCGCAGGCACGACGCAACGACGTCTACTACACGACCCTGCTGCGCTTCGCGGGTTGCCCGGCCACCTCTCACGAGCTGGCCATGACCTTCGCGGGCGACGACGTCGCGGTGCGAGCCGCCGCCGACCTGGCCGACACCACCCGACCCACAGAGGCGCTGCGGCTGCTGGCGGGCCTCGGCACCGGGCTGGACCGCGCACGAATCCTCGGCCGGTCCCCGGTGATGGCCCGCATCGCGGCCGAAGGTGCCCGGGCCGACTGTGAGGTGGGTGCGGAGCTGACCCGACGGATGGGCCTGCCCGATTCCGTGCGAGCCGCGGTGTTGCAGGGATTCGAGCGATATGACGGCCGTGGGGCGCCTGACGGAGCCCAGGGCGAGGACATCGCTGAGGCGGCACGATTCGCCGCTGTCGGCTTCGCCGCGGTGATGTTCGACGCCGTCGGCGGCACAGCAGAGGCCGTCTCCACGGTACGGCGATGGGCTGGACGGGCGTTGGACCCGGCGATAGCCGGGCTCTTCCTCGATGCTCCGGAGGAGCTGCTGCGTCTCTCGGACCCGGACGACGTCTGGGAGGCGGTGGTCGCCGCGGAGCCGGCTCCCCGCCGTGCGTTTCGCGACGAGGCGGCCCTGGAGGAGACCCTGGCCGCGTTCGGCGACGCGGCCGACCTCAAGGCCCCCTGCTTCCATGGGCACTCCCGGGGGGTCGCCCAGCTGGCTCGTGATGCGGCCACCGCGCTCGATGCGGGACTCGCGGCGACGGCGTACCGCGCCGGCCTCGTGCACGACCTCGGACGCGTCGCAGTCCCGACAGGCATCTGGGAGCGCGCCGGCCCACTGCGACCGCCGGAGTGGGAGCTCGTGCGCCTGCACCCCTATCACTCGGGCCGGATCCTCGCCCGCTCCCCCGTGCTCGCGCCGCTCGGCCTCGCAGCCAGCCGGCACCACGAGCGCAGCGATCGCAGCGGCTACCCCGCCGGAGTCCACGCCGCCGAGCTCGATGCCGTGTCCTGCGTGCTCGCCGCCGCCGACGTGCTCCACGCCCTGGGGGAGCCGAGACCGTACCGGGCCGCGCACCCACCGCGTGAGGCCGCACGCGTGCTCGCTGGGCTACCGCTTGACCGCGACGCCGTGCGAGCCGTCCTCGAGGCCGCTGGGGCGCCGCGCACACCGATGCCACGCCTGCCCGCCGCCCTCACCGAGCGCGAGCTCGACGTCCTCCGGCTGCTCGTCGCCGGGCGGACCAAGCGCGCGGCCGCGGCCGAGCTGTTCGTGTCGCCGGCCACGGTGCACACCCACACCGTCAACCTCTATGCCAAGTGCGGGGTCAGCACACGCGCCGGGCTCGCGATGTTCGCGATGGCGCACGGACTCGTCTCCCCCCGGCCGGGCTCCGAGTAG
- a CDS encoding nuclear transport factor 2 family protein, with product MTATPTTVDAATAVRTGFEAFARGDLEAFAAVFAEDSTWNHRNDDTLGGVHRGIDAIIAFLNESGRLTAGTLRAVPGTVMTDGGSHVAVVTRVSGTRPDGRSFDDEQIVHFVVTDGLIRSADQYIGDPTAVTAFWA from the coding sequence ATGACCGCCACCCCCACCACTGTCGATGCCGCGACCGCCGTCCGGACCGGCTTCGAGGCTTTCGCCCGCGGCGACCTCGAGGCGTTCGCGGCCGTGTTCGCCGAGGACTCGACCTGGAACCACCGAAACGACGACACTCTGGGCGGCGTGCACCGCGGAATCGACGCCATCATCGCCTTCCTCAACGAGTCCGGCCGCCTCACCGCGGGGACATTGAGGGCCGTGCCGGGCACCGTCATGACCGACGGCGGCTCTCACGTCGCCGTCGTCACCCGCGTCAGCGGCACCAGGCCGGACGGCCGCAGCTTCGACGACGAGCAGATCGTGCACTTCGTGGTCACCGATGGGCTCATCCGGTCCGCCGACCAGTACATCGGCGACCCCACGGCGGTCACAGCCTTCTGGGCGTGA
- a CDS encoding DMT family transporter — protein MARSSLQGLGLAAVSAASFGTSGSLATPLLRTGWSPAAAVTARLLVAAAALTPAVIHVMRGRWSLYVSQSRMVLAYGLVAVAGAQWCFFNAVTHLSVGVALLLEYLGTVMIVGWLWLRHHQRPRRLTTSGIAVVIVGLALVLDVWGEHRLDPVGVLWGLGAALGLATFFVLSARVHDDLPPLALAWGGLVTGGFALVVLGLVHAVPYTASSTDVVLVQHRVSWLVPVLGLSLVAAAVSYLTGIRAARVLGVKLASFVGLSEVLFAAVFAWLLLGQRIGTVQMLGGILVLAGVALVRLDENVGALPEPDLERERLLLELSPRDEIAR, from the coding sequence ATGGCCCGGTCATCGTTGCAGGGTCTCGGACTCGCCGCCGTCTCGGCGGCCTCGTTCGGCACGTCGGGCAGCCTCGCGACCCCGCTCCTGCGCACGGGCTGGTCGCCCGCGGCGGCGGTCACGGCCCGTCTGCTCGTAGCCGCGGCCGCGCTGACACCCGCCGTCATCCACGTCATGCGGGGCCGCTGGAGCCTGTACGTCTCCCAGTCCCGCATGGTTCTCGCCTACGGGCTCGTGGCGGTCGCGGGCGCCCAGTGGTGCTTCTTCAACGCGGTCACGCACCTGTCGGTCGGCGTCGCGCTGCTCCTGGAGTACCTCGGAACGGTGATGATCGTCGGCTGGCTATGGCTGCGCCACCACCAGCGGCCGCGCCGGTTGACCACGAGCGGGATCGCGGTCGTGATCGTGGGTCTCGCGCTCGTGCTCGACGTGTGGGGCGAGCATCGTCTCGACCCGGTCGGGGTGCTCTGGGGACTCGGCGCCGCGCTCGGTCTCGCGACGTTCTTCGTGCTGTCAGCACGGGTCCACGACGACCTTCCGCCGCTCGCCTTGGCGTGGGGAGGTCTCGTCACCGGAGGCTTTGCCCTCGTCGTGCTCGGTCTGGTCCATGCCGTCCCGTACACCGCGTCGTCGACGGACGTGGTGCTCGTCCAGCACCGAGTGAGCTGGCTCGTGCCGGTCCTCGGTCTCTCGCTCGTCGCCGCCGCCGTGTCGTACCTGACCGGAATCCGCGCCGCCCGTGTCCTGGGCGTCAAGCTCGCCTCGTTCGTCGGCCTCAGCGAGGTGCTCTTCGCCGCGGTCTTCGCGTGGCTGCTGCTCGGGCAACGGATCGGCACCGTCCAGATGCTCGGGGGCATCCTCGTCCTGGCGGGGGTCGCGCTGGTCCGGCTCGACGAGAACGTCGGGGCGCTGCCAGAACCGGATCTCGAGCGGGAGCGCCTCCTCCTGGAGCTCTCGCCCCGAGACGAGATCGCTCGCTGA